A stretch of Natronospira bacteriovora DNA encodes these proteins:
- the odhB gene encoding 2-oxoglutarate dehydrogenase complex dihydrolipoyllysine-residue succinyltransferase — protein sequence MSTEVKVPQLPESVSDATLVAWHKKAGDAIKRDENLADLETDKVVLEVPAPADGVLKEIKVEEGTVTSGDVIAIVEVGAAPADEGKDEPESDDAGDEANAGSEQDESADKSAADKLSPSVRRLIEEHDLEPADIEGSGKGGRLTKADVLAFIDGGGKKKESKPAAGNGKPSSSPAVVSGAREDRRVPMSRMRARIAERMVESQSNAAMLTSFNEVDLTEVMALRKRYKETFEKEHGVRLGFMSFFVKAAVEALKKHPIINASVEGNDIVYHDYWDIGIAVSSDKGLVVPVVRDCDQKGFAQVEQDIMDYATKARKGGLGMDDLTGGTFTITNGGVFGSLISTPIINPPQSAILGMHKIQERPMVVDGEIKARSMMYIALTYDHRIIDGKDAVQFLVAIKDALEDPARLMLQI from the coding sequence ATGAGCACTGAAGTCAAAGTACCGCAGCTACCGGAATCCGTTTCCGACGCTACACTGGTTGCCTGGCACAAGAAAGCCGGCGACGCCATCAAGCGTGATGAGAATCTGGCCGATCTTGAGACCGACAAGGTCGTGCTGGAAGTGCCGGCGCCCGCTGACGGCGTTCTCAAGGAGATCAAGGTCGAAGAAGGCACTGTTACCAGTGGTGATGTCATCGCCATCGTGGAAGTCGGTGCGGCCCCGGCCGATGAGGGCAAGGATGAGCCGGAGTCCGATGATGCGGGTGATGAGGCGAATGCTGGCAGTGAACAGGATGAATCCGCCGACAAGTCGGCAGCCGACAAGCTGTCGCCTTCCGTCCGTCGCCTGATCGAGGAACATGACCTGGAGCCCGCTGACATTGAAGGCAGCGGAAAGGGTGGTCGCTTGACCAAGGCGGATGTGCTGGCCTTCATTGACGGTGGTGGGAAGAAGAAGGAAAGCAAGCCAGCGGCGGGTAATGGCAAGCCGAGCAGCAGCCCGGCCGTGGTCAGTGGTGCCCGTGAAGACCGGCGCGTGCCCATGAGCCGCATGCGTGCCCGCATTGCCGAACGCATGGTGGAATCCCAGTCCAATGCGGCCATGCTGACCTCCTTCAATGAAGTGGATCTGACTGAGGTCATGGCCCTGCGCAAGCGCTACAAGGAAACCTTCGAGAAGGAACACGGTGTTCGCCTGGGCTTCATGTCCTTCTTCGTCAAGGCCGCCGTGGAAGCGCTCAAAAAGCACCCGATCATCAATGCTTCCGTGGAAGGCAATGACATCGTCTACCACGATTACTGGGATATCGGCATTGCCGTGTCCAGCGACAAGGGCCTGGTGGTGCCTGTGGTTCGCGACTGCGATCAGAAAGGTTTCGCCCAGGTCGAGCAGGACATCATGGATTACGCCACCAAGGCGCGTAAGGGTGGTCTTGGCATGGATGATCTGACGGGTGGCACATTCACCATTACCAATGGCGGTGTCTTCGGCTCCCTGATTTCCACGCCCATCATCAATCCGCCCCAGAGCGCCATCCTGGGCATGCACAAGATTCAGGAGCGCCCCATGGTCGTGGACGGTGAGATCAAGGCCCGCTCCATGATGTACATCGCTCTGACCTATGATCACCGCATCATTGATGGAAAGGATGCGGTGCAGTTCCTGGTGGCCATCAAGGACGCATTGGAAGATCCCGCGCGCCTGATGCTCCAGATCTGA
- a CDS encoding 2-oxoglutarate dehydrogenase E1 component, whose protein sequence is MTESLEQKYASSHLFGANAPFLLDIYEKFLEDPDSVPEEWRNYFRGFLEGQGGAQDVRHGPIIEEMADRARAPRRAASGGGGFDPALAEKQAGVARMIQAYRGRGHRVADIDPLGLREKPELDELQLSFHGLGEADLDTEFSTAGLFAQDFMKLRDIIAQLQRLYTGSIGFEYMHVTDPEERRWLQERFERGVANAALTDQERKTLLLQLTGAEGIERYLHKKYVGQKRFSLEGGEALIPMLDDLIQRGGEDGLEEIVVGMAHRGRINVLINVLGKSPEELFSEFEGIYDDDIEDRSGDVKYHMGFSSDLQTPGGDVHVALAFNPSHLEFVNAVVEGSVRARQDRRGDDAGKTVMPVLIHGDASFAGQGIVQETLQMSQARGFYTGGTVHITVNNQVGFTTSHPRDARSTPYATDVAKMIEAPILHVNADDPEAVIHATRLALEYRQRFHKDVMIDLVCYRRHGHNEADEPAVTQPEMYGIIRSRPSAREIYAEQLSESGVVTQEEPQKMLDDYRSRLDAGKMVAPKSRGLIGNEYTVDWSGYNLKDWDEPVDTTIDGERVKALVDGITRVPENFKLHSRVQRIIDDRVKMGKGDLPMDWGFAETMAHASLLTDGYAVRIAGQDSGRGTFFHRHARLLNQEDNAPHIPLQHLSDDQQPFYVYDSLLSEQGVVGFEYGYSTTNPDTLVIWEAQFGDFANGAQVIIDQFISSGEAKWGRYCGLVMFLPHGYEGQGPEHSSARLERYLQLCGQHNMQVCVPSTPAQMFHMLRRQMVRKFRKPLIVLTPKSLLRHKLSTSPISDLEKGRFHTVIPEVDKLDAKKVRRIVFCSGKVYYDLLEARRKDEIDDVAVVRIEQLYPFPQKAYREIIKTYANATEIVWCQEEPKNQGAWYNIRHRLQAPLGEKHSLRYVGRATAASTAAGYFKLHLKQQQEVIESALSAGSDAARAGAGGGKKKTSKKAASKKKGTAASSRKKSSNKKSSEKA, encoded by the coding sequence ATGACTGAAAGCCTCGAGCAGAAGTACGCCAGTTCTCACCTATTCGGGGCCAATGCCCCCTTTCTGCTGGATATTTACGAGAAATTCCTGGAGGATCCGGACTCCGTGCCGGAAGAGTGGCGGAATTACTTCCGTGGCTTCCTGGAAGGGCAGGGGGGTGCCCAGGATGTTCGTCACGGGCCGATCATCGAGGAAATGGCCGATCGCGCAAGGGCGCCACGTCGCGCCGCGAGTGGCGGTGGCGGTTTTGACCCGGCGCTGGCCGAGAAACAGGCCGGTGTGGCACGAATGATCCAGGCCTACCGCGGCCGTGGTCATCGGGTGGCGGATATCGACCCGCTCGGCCTGCGCGAGAAGCCGGAGCTGGATGAGCTGCAGCTTTCCTTCCACGGTCTGGGCGAGGCCGATCTGGATACCGAATTCAGCACGGCCGGTCTGTTCGCCCAGGATTTCATGAAGCTGCGCGACATCATCGCCCAGCTTCAGCGCCTGTACACAGGCTCGATCGGCTTTGAGTACATGCATGTTACCGATCCGGAAGAGCGCCGCTGGCTGCAGGAGCGCTTCGAACGCGGTGTGGCGAATGCGGCCCTGACTGACCAGGAACGCAAGACGCTGTTGCTGCAGCTCACGGGCGCTGAAGGGATCGAGCGCTATCTGCACAAGAAGTATGTGGGGCAGAAGCGCTTCTCCCTGGAAGGGGGCGAGGCGCTCATCCCCATGCTGGATGACCTGATCCAGCGGGGCGGTGAAGACGGGCTGGAAGAGATCGTGGTGGGCATGGCCCACCGCGGCCGCATCAACGTGCTGATCAATGTGCTCGGCAAGAGTCCGGAGGAGCTGTTCTCGGAATTCGAGGGCATTTACGACGATGACATCGAGGATCGTTCCGGGGATGTGAAGTACCACATGGGCTTCTCGTCCGATCTGCAGACGCCCGGTGGTGATGTACACGTTGCCCTGGCCTTCAACCCTTCGCATCTGGAGTTCGTCAATGCGGTGGTGGAAGGTTCGGTGCGCGCCCGTCAGGATCGCCGGGGTGATGATGCGGGCAAGACCGTGATGCCGGTACTGATCCACGGTGATGCCTCCTTTGCCGGTCAGGGCATCGTTCAGGAAACCCTGCAGATGTCCCAGGCCCGGGGCTTCTATACCGGAGGAACGGTACACATTACGGTTAATAACCAGGTGGGCTTCACCACCAGTCATCCCCGTGATGCCCGTTCGACTCCTTACGCCACCGACGTGGCCAAGATGATCGAAGCGCCGATTCTGCACGTGAATGCGGATGATCCGGAGGCCGTCATCCACGCTACCCGCCTGGCCCTGGAATACCGCCAGCGTTTCCACAAGGACGTGATGATCGATCTGGTCTGCTATCGACGCCACGGCCATAACGAGGCGGACGAGCCGGCCGTCACCCAGCCGGAAATGTACGGCATCATTCGATCCCGTCCCAGCGCCCGTGAGATCTATGCGGAACAGCTGTCTGAATCCGGTGTGGTGACCCAGGAAGAGCCCCAGAAGATGCTGGACGACTACCGTTCGCGACTGGATGCCGGCAAGATGGTGGCCCCAAAAAGCCGTGGCCTGATCGGCAATGAATACACGGTTGACTGGAGCGGCTATAACCTCAAGGACTGGGATGAGCCGGTTGATACCACGATCGACGGGGAGCGGGTAAAGGCCCTGGTGGACGGTATCACCCGTGTGCCGGAGAACTTCAAGCTGCACAGCCGTGTTCAGCGCATCATTGATGACCGAGTCAAGATGGGCAAGGGCGATTTGCCCATGGACTGGGGTTTTGCCGAGACCATGGCCCATGCGAGCCTGCTCACCGACGGTTACGCAGTGCGTATCGCCGGCCAGGACAGTGGCCGTGGCACCTTTTTCCATCGTCATGCCCGCCTGCTCAACCAGGAAGACAATGCGCCGCATATTCCTTTGCAGCACCTGAGTGATGATCAGCAGCCGTTCTACGTCTATGATTCCCTGCTGTCTGAACAGGGTGTGGTCGGCTTCGAATACGGCTATTCCACCACCAATCCCGATACGCTTGTGATCTGGGAGGCCCAATTCGGCGACTTCGCCAATGGTGCCCAGGTCATCATTGACCAGTTCATCAGTTCAGGCGAAGCCAAGTGGGGGCGTTACTGTGGTCTGGTAATGTTCCTGCCTCATGGCTATGAGGGGCAGGGGCCGGAGCACTCCTCGGCACGTCTTGAGCGCTATCTGCAGCTCTGTGGTCAGCACAACATGCAGGTCTGCGTACCGTCCACGCCGGCTCAGATGTTCCATATGCTTCGTCGCCAGATGGTGCGCAAGTTCCGCAAGCCGCTGATCGTGCTGACTCCCAAGAGTCTGCTTCGGCACAAGCTCTCGACCTCGCCGATCAGCGATCTGGAAAAGGGCAGGTTCCACACGGTCATTCCCGAAGTGGACAAACTGGACGCGAAGAAGGTGCGGCGTATCGTCTTCTGTTCCGGTAAGGTCTACTATGATCTGCTGGAGGCTCGTCGCAAGGATGAGATCGATGATGTGGCGGTTGTTCGCATCGAACAGCTTTATCCCTTCCCGCAGAAGGCTTACCGGGAAATCATCAAGACCTACGCCAACGCCACCGAAATCGTCTGGTGTCAGGAAGAGCCGAAGAATCAGGGTGCCTGGTACAACATTCGCCATCGCCTGCAGGCTCCGCTTGGCGAGAAACACAGCCTGCGATATGTCGGCCGGGCCACGGCTGCTTCAACAGCCGCCGGTTATTTCAAGCTTCATTTGAAACAGCAGCAGGAAGTGATCGAGTCGGCACTTTCCGCCGGTTCGGATGCGGCACGGGCCGGAGCCGGTGGCGGCAAGAAAAAGACAAGCAAGAAGGCAGCCAGCAAGAAGAAGGGCACGGCTGCCTCTTCCCGCAAAAAATCCAGCAATAAGAAATCCTCGGAGAAAGCATGA
- the epmA gene encoding EF-P lysine aminoacylase EpmA: MSQSRHDWGPDAAPDVLKARAALMSEVRAFFLQRGVTEVTTPVLSRAGIPDPNIPSVPATTLGGPAWLHTSPEFPMKRLLAAGMGDIYQICPVFRDGEVGQWHNPEFTLLEWYRLGLDERELALEVCELIQAVMQRGAAPRHLAATEWLTYRDAFRHHAGVDPAMDSDETVAEATIQATACGGPSDWSRADWLDLLGSTRVFPALGQGRITVVTDFPADQAALARLRPGDPPTAARFEVFLAGVELANGFHELADAAEQRARFEAEAARRRDRGLPTVAMDENLLAALDAGLPDCAGVALGLDRLFALALGQPDIQSVLTFSWDRA, from the coding sequence ATGAGCCAGTCACGGCATGATTGGGGGCCGGATGCCGCCCCCGACGTTCTCAAGGCCCGGGCCGCGCTGATGAGCGAGGTTCGGGCCTTCTTCTTGCAGCGCGGCGTGACCGAAGTCACAACGCCAGTGCTGTCACGCGCCGGCATTCCCGATCCCAATATCCCCAGTGTGCCGGCAACCACGCTGGGCGGGCCGGCCTGGCTGCATACCTCACCGGAATTCCCGATGAAACGGCTGCTGGCGGCCGGCATGGGGGACATCTATCAGATCTGCCCAGTATTCCGGGATGGCGAAGTCGGCCAGTGGCATAACCCCGAGTTCACCCTGCTGGAATGGTACCGGCTGGGTCTCGATGAACGTGAGCTGGCACTGGAGGTCTGTGAGCTCATTCAGGCCGTGATGCAGCGGGGGGCGGCGCCCCGGCACCTGGCGGCAACCGAGTGGCTCACTTACCGGGATGCCTTCCGCCATCATGCGGGGGTTGATCCGGCCATGGACAGCGATGAAACGGTGGCGGAGGCGACGATACAGGCGACAGCTTGTGGCGGGCCCAGTGACTGGTCGCGAGCCGACTGGCTCGATCTGCTTGGCAGTACCCGCGTGTTTCCGGCGCTGGGGCAGGGACGAATCACCGTGGTCACGGATTTCCCGGCGGATCAGGCAGCCCTGGCGCGGCTAAGACCGGGTGACCCTCCCACCGCCGCCCGTTTTGAAGTCTTTCTGGCCGGAGTGGAACTGGCCAACGGCTTTCATGAGCTCGCCGATGCGGCCGAGCAACGCGCACGATTCGAGGCCGAAGCCGCTCGCCGCCGGGATCGGGGCTTACCGACCGTGGCCATGGATGAAAATCTTCTGGCCGCGCTGGATGCCGGCTTGCCCGATTGTGCCGGCGTGGCGCTTGGTCTGGATCGACTGTTTGCGCTGGCGCTTGGGCAGCCCGATATCCAGTCCGTGCTGACCTTCTCCTGGGATCGCGCCTGA
- the efp gene encoding elongation factor P codes for MATYSTNEFRGGLKIMLDGDPYNIVENEFVKPGKGQAFNRVKVRNLKTGRVIDRTFKSGETVEAADVFEMDMQYLYTDGEFYHFMVPDTFEQHQASPEAMGEAAKWIKEQDVCKVTLYGGSPLSVEPPPFTELKIVETDPGVRGDTSGGGGKPATLETGAVVRVPLFIDEGEMIRVDTRKAEYVSRVKE; via the coding sequence ATGGCGACTTACAGCACCAACGAGTTCCGTGGCGGGCTCAAGATCATGCTGGACGGCGACCCTTACAACATCGTCGAGAATGAATTCGTGAAGCCGGGCAAGGGCCAGGCCTTCAACCGGGTCAAGGTTCGCAACCTGAAGACCGGCCGTGTGATCGATCGCACCTTCAAGTCCGGTGAAACCGTGGAAGCGGCCGACGTGTTCGAGATGGACATGCAGTATCTCTACACGGATGGCGAGTTCTACCATTTCATGGTGCCTGATACCTTCGAGCAGCATCAGGCCTCCCCGGAAGCCATGGGCGAAGCCGCCAAGTGGATCAAGGAGCAGGATGTCTGCAAGGTGACCCTGTACGGGGGTTCACCGCTCTCCGTTGAGCCACCGCCCTTTACCGAACTCAAGATCGTCGAAACGGACCCGGGTGTGCGTGGTGATACCTCGGGCGGGGGTGGCAAGCCGGCCACGCTGGAAACCGGTGCCGTGGTTCGCGTGCCCCTGTTCATTGACGAGGGCGAGATGATCCGGGTGGATACCCGCAAGGCCGAGTACGTCTCCCGCGTCAAGGAATGA
- the epmB gene encoding EF-P beta-lysylation protein EpmB yields the protein MITASRTHSQPGEQGKNWQRELAEGYRDPAALLRDLGLSAQVIALAGEGRQAFPMRVPRCFAARMERGNPADPLLRQVLPLAEEDRPANGFVMDPVGDMGFRRGGGVLKKYRGRALLITTGACAIHCRYCFRRHFPYAEEHAGKGAWQLALDTIARDSDIREVILSGGDPLSLSDDKLAPLLQGLAAIPHVHRLRIHTRLPVVLPNRVTKALQDMLAAFPGPVTVVLHANHGHEIDDGVGDAVAALRSTGALLLNQAVLLKGINDSAGAQTGLSDALTAIGVAPYYLHQLDPVAGAGHFQVSDETARQLMAELREALPGYMLPRLVREIPGEASKTPLQDKARRVSSRPLINTGK from the coding sequence ATGATAACCGCTAGCAGGACCCATAGTCAGCCCGGCGAGCAGGGAAAAAACTGGCAGCGTGAGCTGGCAGAGGGCTATCGAGACCCGGCAGCCTTGCTTCGCGACCTGGGACTGTCAGCGCAGGTCATCGCCCTGGCCGGGGAAGGCAGACAGGCATTCCCCATGCGCGTACCCCGCTGTTTTGCCGCCCGAATGGAAAGGGGCAATCCGGCCGACCCCCTGCTGCGCCAGGTACTACCACTGGCCGAGGAAGACAGGCCGGCGAACGGTTTCGTCATGGATCCGGTGGGCGATATGGGCTTTCGCCGCGGCGGCGGCGTTCTGAAGAAGTATCGCGGCCGCGCCCTCCTGATCACCACCGGCGCCTGCGCCATCCATTGCCGTTACTGCTTTCGTCGCCATTTCCCCTATGCCGAGGAACACGCTGGCAAGGGCGCCTGGCAGCTCGCCCTGGATACCATCGCCCGGGACAGCGACATCCGGGAAGTGATTCTCAGTGGTGGTGACCCCTTGAGCCTGTCCGATGACAAGCTCGCCCCCCTGCTTCAGGGACTTGCGGCCATTCCGCATGTACACCGCCTCCGGATCCACACCCGCCTGCCGGTGGTGCTACCGAATCGTGTCACGAAGGCGCTTCAGGACATGCTGGCGGCATTTCCGGGGCCGGTGACGGTGGTGCTGCACGCCAATCACGGCCACGAGATTGACGACGGCGTGGGCGATGCCGTCGCTGCGCTGCGGAGCACTGGTGCCCTGCTGCTCAACCAGGCCGTGCTGCTGAAGGGTATCAACGACAGCGCAGGCGCCCAGACCGGCCTGTCCGATGCCCTCACCGCCATCGGGGTGGCGCCTTATTATCTGCATCAGCTCGACCCGGTTGCCGGTGCCGGGCATTTCCAGGTCAGTGACGAGACGGCGCGACAGCTGATGGCGGAACTGCGCGAGGCCTTGCCGGGTTACATGCTGCCGAGGCTGGTTCGGGAAATCCCCGGCGAAGCCTCCAAGACCCCCTTGCAGGACAAAGCACGGCGCGTATCGTCAAGGCCGTTGATAAACACTGGAAAATAA
- a CDS encoding EAL domain-containing response regulator, with the protein MKRSYLPALVLTQSQDDAEVLNRLLRNAGHAVRPKWISRFEDLEKELAAEEPDLIVSYTKGAGAGLSKVIELRDRHAPLVPVIAISDEVSEEAVAKAIQNGARDLVSLDKTERLVAVVARELDVLGQARSLQAAREKLREYEERFEGIVSESADALAYIQEGIHVSANPAYIELFGFEDADDVEGMPVMDFFDKASQDPIRTAIKNALKGKAIDGEVTLTGRKADGETFDVKAEMRALEYDGEPAVQLAIRSEGGGDSAEYERQLAELERRDSLTGLFNRQYFNQILTQRFQTRQDDNRARCLMLLEPDKFDSIREKIGAVASDDVLKGLGAMLRDHVEDGDIPGRLENTTLTVLLERPTREAVTQWADALNKKIAAHVFEAGGQSTAMTATIGIAAMDEHVETADDVLRNAQEAMAQGKKAGPGSAVFYEPPETDAEGRLSDHAWSKRIRAGVEQDLFQLVHQPIADLTGGDSDLVDILVQLKDEEGEEHPANEFMPAAERAKLVGIVDHWVIDNAVNVLKEKVDKGQSDRYFIRISHQTLADPKLVKWVLTKVKNSGVPAKHVVFEVSENSVDKRLKEAKAFATEARKMGCGFAVEHFGVGLNSMQTLQHLDMDFLKIDGSFMQGIDGDDAKREQVEQFIEAAKARNIATVAERVEDANTMAVLFQLGVAYIQGNYVQEPEVVMADQG; encoded by the coding sequence ATGAAACGAAGCTATCTGCCCGCATTGGTTCTGACCCAGTCACAAGATGACGCGGAAGTCCTGAATCGCCTGCTGCGCAATGCGGGCCACGCCGTGCGCCCGAAATGGATCAGCCGCTTTGAGGATCTGGAAAAGGAGCTGGCGGCCGAGGAGCCGGATCTCATCGTTTCCTACACCAAGGGTGCCGGTGCCGGATTGTCCAAGGTGATCGAGCTGCGCGATCGCCACGCCCCCCTGGTGCCGGTCATTGCCATCAGCGACGAAGTCAGCGAGGAGGCCGTGGCCAAGGCCATCCAGAACGGCGCCCGTGACCTGGTGAGCCTGGACAAGACCGAACGCCTGGTGGCCGTGGTGGCGCGGGAACTGGACGTACTCGGCCAGGCCCGCTCCCTTCAGGCGGCGCGGGAGAAGCTGCGGGAGTATGAAGAACGCTTCGAGGGCATCGTCAGTGAATCCGCCGATGCCCTGGCCTATATCCAGGAAGGCATCCATGTCAGCGCCAACCCGGCCTACATCGAATTGTTCGGGTTCGAAGACGCCGACGATGTGGAAGGCATGCCGGTGATGGATTTCTTCGACAAGGCGTCCCAGGATCCGATCCGTACGGCCATCAAGAATGCCCTCAAGGGCAAGGCCATCGACGGCGAGGTCACCCTGACCGGCCGCAAGGCGGATGGGGAGACATTCGACGTCAAGGCCGAGATGCGAGCACTGGAGTATGACGGCGAACCGGCGGTTCAACTGGCCATCCGCAGCGAAGGCGGCGGTGACTCGGCGGAGTATGAGCGCCAGCTGGCCGAACTGGAACGGCGCGACAGTCTGACCGGGCTCTTCAACCGCCAATATTTCAATCAGATTCTCACCCAGCGCTTCCAGACCCGTCAGGACGACAACCGTGCCCGCTGCCTGATGCTGCTGGAACCGGACAAATTCGACTCCATTCGCGAAAAAATCGGCGCCGTGGCCTCCGACGACGTACTCAAGGGCCTCGGGGCAATGCTCCGGGATCACGTGGAAGACGGCGACATCCCCGGCCGACTGGAGAACACTACCCTGACGGTACTACTGGAACGCCCCACCCGGGAGGCGGTGACCCAGTGGGCCGACGCGTTGAACAAGAAGATTGCCGCCCATGTCTTTGAGGCAGGCGGGCAATCCACCGCCATGACTGCCACCATTGGCATCGCCGCCATGGACGAGCACGTGGAAACCGCCGATGACGTGCTCAGAAATGCCCAGGAGGCCATGGCCCAGGGCAAGAAGGCTGGCCCCGGAAGCGCCGTGTTCTACGAGCCACCGGAAACCGACGCCGAGGGGCGCCTTTCCGATCACGCCTGGAGCAAGCGCATCCGCGCCGGCGTGGAACAGGACCTGTTCCAGCTCGTCCATCAGCCCATTGCCGATCTGACCGGTGGCGACTCCGACCTGGTGGACATCCTGGTGCAGCTCAAGGATGAGGAAGGCGAGGAACATCCGGCCAATGAATTCATGCCAGCCGCCGAGCGTGCCAAACTGGTGGGCATTGTGGATCACTGGGTGATCGACAATGCGGTGAACGTCCTCAAGGAGAAAGTGGACAAGGGGCAATCCGACCGTTACTTCATCCGCATCTCCCACCAGACCCTGGCCGACCCGAAGCTGGTCAAATGGGTGCTCACCAAGGTCAAGAACTCGGGCGTCCCGGCCAAACATGTCGTCTTCGAGGTGTCGGAGAACTCAGTGGACAAGCGGCTCAAGGAGGCCAAGGCCTTTGCCACGGAAGCACGCAAGATGGGTTGCGGCTTTGCCGTGGAACACTTCGGCGTGGGACTCAACTCCATGCAGACCCTGCAACACCTGGACATGGATTTTCTGAAGATCGACGGTTCCTTCATGCAGGGCATTGACGGTGATGATGCCAAACGCGAACAGGTGGAACAGTTCATCGAGGCCGCCAAGGCCCGCAACATCGCAACCGTCGCCGAGCGGGTGGAAGACGCCAACACCATGGCCGTACTGTTCCAGCTGGGCGTGGCCTACATTCAGGGCAACTACGTGCAGGAACCGGAAGTGGTGATGGCGGATCAAGGCTAA
- the htpX gene encoding protease HtpX translates to MKRVGLFLLTNLAIIAVLFIVASILGVDRYLDEHGAINFQALLIFSFILGMGGSFISLAISKWSAKKMTGAQVIGQPRNETEAWLLRVVENQARQAGIKMPEVAIYPGEEMNAFATGMNKNNALVAVSVGLLRNMSRDEVEAVLGHEVSHVANGDMVTLALVQGVVNTFVIFFSRIIGHLVDRLIFKNESGHGIGFFVTAFIAQMVLGILASTIVFWFSRYREFRADEGGARLAGKDKMVSALRRLGGRRNEELPDQMAAFGIFGRPGQGIKRLFMTHPPLEERIEALQRKAV, encoded by the coding sequence ATGAAGCGAGTTGGACTTTTCCTTCTTACCAACCTGGCGATCATCGCCGTGCTGTTCATCGTGGCCTCCATCCTCGGGGTGGATCGCTACCTGGATGAACACGGCGCCATCAATTTCCAGGCTCTGCTGATCTTCTCCTTCATCCTTGGCATGGGTGGCTCTTTCATCTCCCTGGCCATTTCCAAATGGTCGGCGAAGAAGATGACGGGCGCCCAGGTGATCGGGCAGCCGCGTAATGAAACCGAAGCCTGGCTGCTGCGGGTGGTGGAGAATCAGGCACGCCAGGCCGGCATCAAGATGCCGGAAGTGGCGATCTACCCGGGCGAGGAAATGAATGCCTTCGCCACCGGCATGAACAAGAACAACGCCCTGGTGGCGGTGAGTGTCGGCCTGCTGCGCAACATGAGCCGGGATGAAGTGGAAGCCGTGCTGGGCCATGAGGTGAGTCATGTGGCCAATGGCGACATGGTGACGCTGGCCCTGGTGCAGGGCGTGGTCAATACCTTTGTGATCTTCTTCTCCCGGATCATCGGCCATCTGGTGGATCGGCTGATCTTCAAGAACGAGAGCGGGCACGGCATTGGCTTTTTCGTGACCGCCTTCATCGCCCAGATGGTACTGGGGATTCTGGCCAGCACCATCGTGTTCTGGTTCTCGCGCTACCGCGAGTTCCGGGCGGACGAGGGCGGTGCCCGACTGGCCGGCAAGGACAAGATGGTTTCCGCCCTGCGTCGTCTCGGCGGCCGCCGCAACGAGGAACTGCCGGACCAGATGGCGGCCTTCGGTATCTTTGGCCGTCCGGGGCAGGGCATCAAGCGCCTGTTCATGACGCATCCGCCCCTGGAAGAACGGATCGAGGCCCTGCAGCGCAAGGCTGTGTGA